A window from Malania oleifera isolate guangnan ecotype guangnan chromosome 7, ASM2987363v1, whole genome shotgun sequence encodes these proteins:
- the LOC131160602 gene encoding protein CPR-5-like yields MLNVDLQFQDSKSWWIPKPVASFNSTLNILRCQVQVVTRMVFGFLMILAVIYLLLQRSSTMKQTMPITFILLLLGVACGFAGKLCVDTLGGNGYHWLLYWEALCLLHFFSNIWTSVLFLILYGPVRVLEGTKDNSIFPFWLRRYLFYGIELLFLPLLCGLMPFAGFVEWKDHFLALVTDSLPVMGD; encoded by the coding sequence ATGCTTAATGTTGATTTGCAATTTCAGGATTCCAAGTCTTGGTGGATCCCAAAGCCCGTTGCTTCTTTCAATTCAACCCTGAATATTCTAAGGTGTCAGGTTCAAGTTGTGACCCGTATGGTTTTCGGTTTCTTGATGATCTTAGCAGTTATTTATTTGCTCCTTCAGCGTTCATCAACCATGAAACAGACAATGCCGATTACTTTCATACTCCTGCTATTAGGAGTTGCTTGTGGTTTTGCTGGCAAGCTGTGTGTTGACACACTGGGCGGAAATGGTTATCATTGGCTCTTGTACTGGGAGGCTCTATGCTTAttacattttttttccaatatcTGGACTTCGGTGTTGTTTCTTATCCTTTATGGACCGGTCAGAGTCTTAGAGGGGACGAAAGACAATTCAATATTTCCATTCTGGCTCAGGCGATATCTATTTTATGGTATTGAACTTCTCTTTCTGCCATTATTGTGCGGTCTCATGCCTTTCGCAGGTTTTGTTGAGTGGAAAGATCACTTCTTGGCGCTGGTCACAGATTCTCTTCCTGTTATGGGCGATTAG